A DNA window from Moorella thermoacetica contains the following coding sequences:
- a CDS encoding FAD-binding oxidoreductase gives MTAQKELLKKLEGILGRERLITEAEDRWCYAFDAAAAQAKHLPLAVALPRSTEEVVAIMRLATEYRVPVYPRGAGTNLSGGVIPREDGLVVSFTEMNKILELDIENLTATVQPGVVVQDLNDAVAPHGLIYPPDPGSVTTATMGGSVAESSGGLRGLKYGVTKDYVMGLEVVLADGTVFHCGGKTVKNVSGYDLVKLFCGSEGTLGIMTAITVRLIPAPEARRSMLAVFDRMEGAARTITEIIANKVIPATMEIMDNVTIRTVEAYCHAGLPVEAAAVLLLEVDGIPEVVAKEAAIVERVCRENGGQVQVARDDAERENLWTARRAALPACARLRPTTVLEDATVPRSQIPAMLLALEKIAQKYNLTIATYGHAGDGNLHPTITCDERDGEEMQRVHSAVDEIFRTAVELGGTLSGEHGIGIAKQKYMELEFGANGLDVMRRIKQALDPLGLLNPGKLVGPVPAKE, from the coding sequence TTGACGGCGCAAAAGGAATTGCTGAAGAAACTGGAAGGTATCCTGGGTCGGGAACGGCTCATCACGGAAGCGGAGGACCGCTGGTGCTACGCCTTTGATGCTGCGGCCGCCCAGGCCAAACACCTGCCCCTGGCCGTGGCCCTGCCGCGGTCGACGGAAGAAGTGGTAGCCATTATGCGCCTGGCTACGGAGTACCGGGTGCCGGTTTACCCCCGGGGTGCAGGTACCAATTTGAGCGGCGGGGTCATTCCCCGGGAAGATGGCTTGGTCGTCTCTTTTACCGAGATGAACAAGATCCTGGAGCTGGATATTGAAAACTTGACAGCCACCGTTCAGCCGGGGGTGGTTGTCCAGGACCTTAATGACGCCGTCGCCCCCCATGGTCTTATCTACCCGCCCGATCCCGGAAGTGTGACCACTGCTACCATGGGCGGTAGCGTGGCAGAGTCCTCGGGGGGCCTGCGGGGCCTCAAGTACGGGGTTACCAAGGATTATGTCATGGGGCTGGAGGTCGTTCTGGCCGACGGCACCGTCTTTCATTGCGGTGGGAAGACAGTAAAGAATGTTAGCGGCTACGATCTGGTGAAACTTTTCTGCGGTAGTGAGGGAACCCTGGGGATCATGACGGCCATTACCGTGCGCCTGATCCCGGCGCCGGAAGCTCGGCGGAGCATGCTGGCCGTCTTTGACCGGATGGAGGGGGCCGCCAGGACCATCACCGAGATCATCGCCAACAAGGTTATACCTGCTACTATGGAAATTATGGATAATGTTACCATTCGTACAGTGGAGGCATACTGCCACGCCGGCCTTCCGGTAGAGGCGGCGGCCGTACTCCTGCTGGAAGTGGACGGTATTCCGGAGGTTGTCGCCAAAGAGGCGGCTATCGTTGAACGGGTCTGCCGGGAAAACGGCGGCCAGGTCCAGGTCGCCCGGGACGATGCCGAACGGGAAAACCTGTGGACCGCCCGCCGGGCTGCCCTGCCGGCCTGTGCACGCCTGCGGCCCACTACCGTATTGGAAGACGCCACTGTTCCCCGTAGCCAGATACCAGCTATGCTCCTGGCTCTGGAGAAGATTGCCCAAAAATATAACCTGACCATCGCCACTTATGGCCATGCCGGCGACGGCAACCTGCACCCAACCATTACCTGTGACGAGCGGGATGGGGAAGAAATGCAGCGAGTACACAGTGCCGTCGATGAGATTTTCCGTACTGCCGTTGAACTGGGCGGAACCTTAAGCGGTGAACATGGTATCGGTATTGCCAAGCAGAAGTATATGGAACTCGAGTTTGGCGCCAACGGCCTGGACGTCATGCGCCGGATCAAGCAAGCCCTGGATCCCCTGGGGTTACTCAATCCCGGCAAACTCGTTGGTCCGGTCCCAGCGAAGGAGTGA
- a CDS encoding adenylosuccinate synthase: MAAVVLVGAQWGDEGKGKITDYLAERADVVIRYQGGSNAGHTVMVGHEEFKLHLVPSGILYPGKLCIIGNGVVLDPAVLVEELDGLAARGVDTSGLKISNRAHLILPYHKGLDAAEEEHRGAAMIGTTKRGIGPAYVDKAARTGIRVGDLLDWEEFSAKVAHNLAATNELLAKIYDRPGYDLQAILEEYAGYARRLRPLIADSVRLVNRALQEGRKVLFEGAQGTLLDLDQGTYPFVTSSYPVAGGACIGAGVGPTRIDKVIGVVKAYTTRVGSGPFPTEITGPAGDALRQQGMEFGTTTGRPRRCGWLDTVILRHAAEVNGLTGIALTKLDVLTGLDPLRICTSYRYRGTVGEDFPASLKALEECEPVYEELPGWHEDITGARSLDDLPANCRRYIRRLEELTGVPVHLIAVGPRRDQTIVLESPF, from the coding sequence ATGGCAGCGGTAGTACTGGTTGGCGCCCAGTGGGGCGATGAAGGTAAGGGAAAAATCACAGACTACCTGGCTGAAAGGGCCGATGTGGTGATTCGCTACCAGGGAGGTAGCAACGCCGGCCATACGGTAATGGTCGGCCATGAGGAATTTAAACTGCACCTGGTGCCTTCGGGTATCCTCTACCCCGGCAAGCTCTGTATTATCGGTAACGGTGTAGTCCTCGACCCGGCGGTCCTGGTGGAGGAGTTAGACGGCCTGGCGGCCCGGGGCGTGGATACCTCCGGTCTGAAGATCAGCAACCGGGCTCACCTGATCCTTCCCTACCACAAAGGCCTGGACGCCGCCGAGGAGGAACACCGCGGTGCGGCCATGATTGGCACCACCAAAAGGGGTATCGGCCCGGCCTATGTGGATAAAGCCGCCCGGACGGGTATCCGGGTGGGCGACCTCCTGGACTGGGAGGAGTTTAGCGCCAAAGTGGCCCATAACCTGGCTGCCACCAATGAACTCCTGGCTAAGATTTATGACCGGCCGGGATATGATCTCCAGGCCATCCTGGAGGAATACGCCGGTTACGCCCGGCGCCTGCGGCCGCTGATTGCCGACAGCGTTCGCCTGGTGAACCGGGCCCTCCAGGAGGGGCGTAAGGTTCTCTTTGAAGGCGCCCAGGGGACCCTCCTGGACCTGGATCAGGGAACCTATCCCTTTGTGACTTCATCCTATCCCGTTGCCGGCGGGGCCTGCATCGGCGCCGGCGTCGGCCCGACACGCATCGACAAGGTCATTGGCGTGGTCAAGGCCTATACCACCAGGGTGGGTTCCGGCCCCTTCCCTACGGAGATTACCGGGCCTGCCGGTGACGCCCTGAGGCAACAGGGCATGGAATTCGGTACCACCACCGGGCGACCGCGCCGCTGCGGCTGGCTGGATACGGTTATCCTGCGCCATGCTGCCGAGGTAAACGGCCTGACGGGTATCGCCCTGACCAAGCTGGACGTCCTGACGGGCCTTGATCCTTTAAGAATTTGTACCAGTTACCGCTACCGGGGGACGGTGGGGGAAGATTTTCCGGCCAGCCTGAAGGCATTAGAGGAGTGCGAACCGGTTTATGAGGAACTCCCGGGCTGGCACGAAGACATTACCGGCGCTAGGTCCCTGGATGACCTCCCGGCTAATTGCCGCCGTTATATCCGGCGGCTGGAAGAGCTCACCGGCGTTCCCGTCCACCTCATCGCCGTGGGCCCGCGCCGGGACCAGACCATTGTTTTGGAGAGTCCTTTTTAA
- a CDS encoding NAD(P)/FAD-dependent oxidoreductase, whose translation MAEGYDVVIVGAGPAGIFTALELVRQRSGLKVLILEKGHGLQRRVCPSQETRSSCLHCNPCSVVSGWGGAGAFSDGKLTLSPEVGGWLNEYIPQQDVTSLIDYVDKIYLYFGAPDRVYGGPDDERILDIQRQAILADLKLISAPIRHLGTGRTQEILQAMKDYLEERGVEVRTETPVEEILVDGHRVAGVVTRKGEEIKARYVVLAPGREGSDWLRKVAGKLGLKLAVNPVDVGVRVEVPAAVMEHLTSVIYESKFIFYSRKFDDRVRTFCMNPYGEVVLENNEGLVTVNGHSYAEKKTTNTNFALLVSKTFTEPFKEPIAYGRYVAQLANLLGGGVLVQRLGDLLSGRRTTADRLEKGLINPTLTEATPGDLSLVFPYRHLTAIIEMLQAMDKIAPGVYSRHTLLYGVEVKFYSSRLNLTRDLETNIRGLYAAGDGAGVTRGLAQASAAGVITARAIMAGTSARD comes from the coding sequence ATGGCTGAGGGATACGATGTTGTCATCGTCGGTGCCGGCCCGGCGGGTATTTTTACCGCCCTGGAGCTGGTGCGGCAGAGAAGCGGCCTGAAGGTGCTGATCCTGGAGAAAGGGCACGGTTTACAACGCCGGGTTTGCCCGTCCCAGGAGACACGTTCCAGTTGCCTCCACTGTAACCCCTGCTCGGTGGTATCCGGCTGGGGGGGCGCCGGCGCTTTCAGTGACGGTAAATTGACCCTGTCGCCGGAAGTTGGGGGCTGGCTTAATGAATATATACCCCAGCAGGATGTTACTTCCCTCATTGATTATGTCGACAAGATTTACCTTTATTTTGGGGCACCGGACAGGGTATACGGCGGCCCTGACGACGAGCGGATTTTAGATATCCAGCGCCAGGCGATCCTGGCGGACTTGAAGTTAATCTCGGCGCCCATTCGCCACCTGGGAACGGGTCGTACCCAGGAAATCCTCCAGGCCATGAAAGACTACCTGGAGGAACGAGGGGTGGAGGTGCGGACGGAGACACCGGTGGAGGAGATCCTGGTGGATGGCCACCGGGTCGCCGGGGTAGTTACCCGTAAGGGTGAGGAAATCAAGGCCCGCTACGTGGTCCTGGCCCCGGGCCGGGAGGGTTCCGACTGGCTCCGTAAAGTGGCTGGTAAACTGGGATTAAAGCTGGCGGTCAATCCGGTGGACGTCGGCGTTCGGGTGGAAGTCCCGGCGGCGGTCATGGAACACCTGACCAGCGTGATCTATGAATCCAAGTTTATCTTTTACTCCCGGAAATTTGATGACCGGGTACGGACCTTCTGCATGAACCCTTACGGTGAGGTCGTGCTGGAAAATAACGAGGGCCTGGTGACGGTCAACGGTCATTCCTATGCGGAAAAGAAGACCACCAATACCAATTTTGCCCTCCTGGTCAGCAAGACCTTTACGGAACCCTTTAAAGAACCCATTGCCTATGGCCGTTATGTGGCGCAACTGGCCAACCTCCTGGGGGGCGGCGTCCTGGTACAGCGCCTGGGGGATCTCCTTTCCGGCCGGCGGACCACAGCCGACCGCCTGGAAAAAGGGCTGATCAACCCGACCCTGACGGAAGCGACGCCGGGGGACCTCTCCCTGGTTTTCCCCTACCGGCACTTGACGGCTATTATCGAAATGCTTCAGGCGATGGATAAGATTGCTCCCGGGGTTTACTCCCGCCATACCCTCCTTTACGGGGTCGAGGTTAAGTTCTATTCATCCAGGTTAAATTTAACCCGTGACCTGGAGACCAATATCCGCGGCTTGTACGCCGCCGGTGACGGCGCCGGGGTTACCCGGGGCCTGGCCCAGGCCTCGGCCGCCGGGGTGATTACCGCCCGGGCCATTATGGCGGGTACTTCCGCCCGTGACTAG
- a CDS encoding DMT family transporter, which translates to MQPKHIYALILVALIWGLTFPAMKIGSFYLPPLSFAAWRFFLGALCLLPLAGRRQGKLWHAGRDFWPLFLLGLLQTAIMGGALHLGISMVKSGITSVVLYSYPFFFTFLAFLLLREPLTGKQMAGLIIGFAGLILVVDPWKMHPTHAEFIGILVLLGGSIGWGLASVYLKAAFKTRDKLEVTTYQMFYGSLVLMLVAAFADHGLRFSWTAPGLGIMLYTALLTSALGFVILLTIQARYPASQTSVYLFLVPVFGVLFSSLLLGEKLTLNLLLGLALVAAGIITVNLGAPVQAREKTDCVASGK; encoded by the coding sequence TTGCAGCCCAAACACATTTACGCCCTGATCCTGGTAGCCTTGATCTGGGGGCTGACCTTCCCGGCCATGAAGATCGGTAGCTTCTACCTGCCGCCCTTATCCTTTGCCGCCTGGCGGTTCTTCCTGGGGGCCCTCTGCCTGCTTCCCCTGGCCGGCAGGCGCCAGGGGAAACTATGGCATGCCGGCCGGGATTTCTGGCCTTTATTTCTTCTCGGCCTCCTGCAGACGGCCATTATGGGCGGCGCTCTGCACCTGGGTATTAGCATGGTAAAGAGCGGTATAACCTCGGTGGTTCTTTATAGCTACCCCTTCTTCTTTACCTTCCTGGCTTTTTTATTACTCCGGGAACCCCTGACAGGGAAGCAAATGGCAGGCTTAATTATCGGTTTCGCAGGTTTAATCCTGGTCGTAGATCCCTGGAAGATGCATCCGACCCATGCTGAATTTATCGGGATCCTGGTCCTCCTGGGGGGGTCCATCGGCTGGGGCTTGGCCAGCGTTTACCTGAAGGCCGCCTTTAAAACCAGGGATAAGCTGGAGGTTACCACCTACCAGATGTTCTACGGGTCCCTGGTGTTGATGCTGGTAGCGGCCTTCGCCGACCACGGCCTGCGCTTTTCCTGGACCGCCCCCGGTCTGGGCATCATGTTATATACTGCCCTTCTAACCTCGGCCCTGGGTTTCGTTATCCTCCTGACCATCCAGGCCCGCTATCCGGCCAGCCAGACCAGCGTTTATCTCTTCCTGGTCCCAGTCTTCGGCGTCCTCTTTAGTTCACTCCTACTGGGAGAGAAATTAACCCTCAACCTTTTGCTGGGCCTGGCTCTGGTAGCAGCTGGTATTATCACCGTCAACCTGGGGGCTCCGGTTCAGGCGCGGGAGAAGACCGATTGTGTCGCATCCGGCAAATAG
- the fdhF gene encoding formate dehydrogenase subunit alpha: MVNLTIDGQRVTAPEGMTILEVARENGIHIPTLCHHPKLRPLGYCRLCLVDIEGAAKPMTACNTPVAEGMVIRTSTPVIEEMRKGIIEMLLSLHPEDCLTCEKAGNCQLQDCAYTYGVKHGELPVKREELPVLKENPFIVRDYNKCIVCGRCVRACQEVQVQRVVDLVGKGSAARVGATKAGAEVSLEEGGCVFCGNCVQVCPVGALTEKAGLGQGREWEFKKVRSICSYCGVGCNLTLYVKDGKVVKVRGYENPEVNNGWLCVKGRFGFDYIHNPDRITRPLIREGDREKGYFREASWEEALALVSQKLTQIKGSYGSEALGFLCSAKCTNEENYLLQKLARGVLGTNNVDHCARLUHSSTVAGLATTFGSGAMTNSIADIASADCIFVIGSNTTENHPVIALKVKEAVRRGARLIVADPRRIELVNFSYLWLRQKPGTDLALLNGLLHVIIKEELYDKEFIAQRTEGFEALKLAVEEYTPAKVSEVTGVPAGDIIEAARTYARGPSSTILYAMGITQHITGTANVMALANLAMACGQVGKEGSGVNPLRGQSNVQGACDMGGLPNVLPGYQPVTDPGVRHKFSEAWGVPDLPGEPGLTLMEMMAAAQEGKLKGMYILGENPVLTDPDVSHVKEALKNLEFLVVQDIFLTETARMADVVLPGASFAEKEGTFTSTERRVQLLHKAIEPPGEARPDWLILNDLLLLMGYPRKYSSPGEIMQEIAGLTPSYAGITYERLEDKGLQWPVLSLEHPGTPVLHREKFSRGYGQFQVVHYRPPAEEPDEEYPFLFTTGRNLYHYHTVISRKSRGLEEMCPAPVVEINDNDAARLGIREGEMIEIVSRRGKVRVKALVTDRIPRGQVFMNFHFHEAAANLLTIAALDPVAKIPEYKTCAVAIKVKK, from the coding sequence ATGGTTAACCTGACCATTGACGGACAAAGGGTTACGGCTCCAGAGGGCATGACCATCCTGGAGGTGGCCCGGGAAAATGGTATCCATATCCCCACCCTGTGCCACCATCCAAAGTTGCGGCCCCTGGGGTATTGCCGTCTGTGCCTGGTCGACATCGAGGGCGCCGCAAAACCCATGACGGCCTGCAATACGCCGGTCGCCGAGGGTATGGTGATCCGGACCAGCACGCCTGTTATAGAGGAGATGCGCAAGGGTATTATTGAAATGCTTTTAAGCCTCCACCCGGAGGACTGCCTGACCTGCGAAAAAGCAGGTAACTGCCAGCTCCAGGATTGCGCCTACACTTACGGTGTAAAGCATGGCGAACTGCCAGTAAAACGCGAGGAATTGCCCGTTTTGAAGGAAAATCCCTTCATTGTGCGGGATTATAATAAATGTATCGTTTGCGGCCGTTGCGTCCGCGCCTGCCAGGAGGTGCAGGTCCAGAGGGTCGTGGACCTGGTGGGTAAAGGCAGCGCCGCCCGGGTGGGGGCGACGAAGGCCGGAGCGGAAGTAAGCCTGGAAGAAGGGGGCTGCGTCTTTTGCGGTAACTGTGTCCAGGTCTGCCCGGTGGGAGCTCTGACGGAGAAGGCCGGCCTGGGCCAGGGCCGCGAGTGGGAGTTCAAAAAAGTCCGCAGTATTTGTTCTTACTGCGGCGTGGGTTGTAATCTCACCCTTTATGTAAAAGATGGTAAGGTGGTAAAAGTTAGGGGTTACGAAAACCCTGAGGTAAACAACGGCTGGCTGTGCGTAAAAGGCCGCTTTGGTTTTGACTATATTCACAATCCTGACAGGATAACCAGGCCGTTGATCCGGGAGGGAGATAGGGAAAAAGGCTATTTCCGGGAGGCTTCCTGGGAAGAAGCTTTAGCCCTTGTATCCCAGAAATTAACTCAGATTAAAGGCAGCTACGGCTCTGAAGCTCTGGGCTTTCTTTGTTCAGCTAAATGTACCAATGAAGAGAATTATCTCTTACAAAAGCTGGCCCGGGGGGTACTGGGCACCAATAATGTTGATCACTGTGCTCGCCTCTGACACTCTTCTACAGTTGCCGGTCTGGCAACAACCTTTGGCAGCGGTGCAATGACCAATTCTATCGCTGACATCGCCAGCGCAGATTGTATCTTTGTCATTGGCAGCAATACAACCGAGAACCATCCTGTTATTGCCCTTAAAGTAAAAGAAGCTGTCCGTCGTGGAGCCAGGCTCATTGTTGCTGATCCCCGGCGTATTGAACTGGTGAACTTCAGTTACTTGTGGTTAAGACAAAAACCCGGAACAGATCTTGCTCTGCTGAATGGACTGCTTCATGTAATCATCAAGGAAGAGCTTTATGACAAAGAATTTATTGCCCAGAGGACGGAAGGTTTTGAGGCTCTAAAACTTGCCGTAGAGGAGTATACACCAGCAAAGGTGTCAGAAGTTACAGGTGTTCCGGCAGGCGATATTATCGAGGCAGCAAGGACTTATGCCCGGGGTCCGAGCTCTACTATTTTGTACGCAATGGGAATAACCCAGCATATAACTGGTACGGCCAACGTGATGGCCCTGGCCAACCTGGCCATGGCCTGTGGTCAGGTCGGTAAAGAAGGTAGCGGCGTAAATCCCCTGCGGGGGCAGAGCAATGTCCAGGGTGCCTGCGATATGGGTGGATTACCCAATGTATTACCGGGATACCAACCAGTAACAGATCCGGGGGTTCGCCATAAATTTAGCGAAGCCTGGGGGGTACCGGACTTACCCGGAGAACCTGGCCTGACATTAATGGAGATGATGGCGGCAGCCCAAGAAGGCAAATTGAAAGGGATGTATATTTTAGGAGAAAACCCTGTCTTGACTGATCCAGATGTCTCCCATGTAAAAGAGGCGTTAAAGAACCTGGAGTTTCTGGTGGTACAGGATATTTTTTTGACGGAGACAGCCAGGATGGCGGATGTTGTTTTACCTGGAGCTTCCTTTGCGGAAAAGGAAGGTACCTTTACCAGTACGGAGCGCCGGGTGCAGCTTTTGCATAAAGCCATTGAACCTCCCGGTGAAGCACGGCCGGATTGGCTTATTTTAAACGATTTGTTGCTGTTAATGGGATATCCGCGGAAATATTCGTCGCCTGGGGAGATAATGCAGGAGATAGCAGGGTTAACTCCCAGCTATGCGGGTATAACTTATGAGCGCCTGGAAGATAAAGGGTTACAGTGGCCGGTGCTTTCCCTCGAACATCCGGGTACACCCGTTCTCCATCGGGAAAAATTTAGCAGAGGTTATGGGCAGTTCCAGGTAGTGCATTACCGGCCGCCGGCCGAAGAACCTGATGAGGAGTACCCGTTCTTATTTACCACTGGCAGGAATTTGTATCACTATCATACTGTTATTTCCCGTAAGTCCAGGGGGCTGGAAGAGATGTGTCCTGCTCCTGTGGTGGAGATTAATGATAACGATGCAGCCCGTTTGGGTATACGGGAAGGAGAAATGATTGAGATTGTTTCCCGACGTGGTAAAGTAAGGGTTAAAGCATTGGTTACGGATCGCATACCCCGGGGCCAGGTATTTATGAATTTCCATTTCCATGAAGCAGCAGCCAACCTGCTTACAATTGCTGCCCTGGATCCGGTTGCTAAAATACCCGAGTATAAAACCTGTGCTGTAGCTATCAAGGTTAAAAAGTAG
- a CDS encoding FAD-dependent oxidoreductase codes for MVFSTWGGKVVDHRGGPSGGGPSWAGEFGGRQLKAFIGWDGLVVTDPAVDLLAALQAYYQAVQGESCGRCVPCRVGTRVIYNVLVRIAGGEGLPSDLDLLRRVAWIVRDGSLCELGQAGAKAVLDFLDYYSEALRPFLEDSGRVAGGQRRPGPGGRVQVLASGRVLVGNDRGKGAAAASPAAGLTYKPFVTAPCLKRCPAHLDIPAYIDAIKDGRYEESLAIIRQRTALAGVLGRVCVHPCEENCRRGNVDEPLAIRGLKRFVADYEVKRGRRPVAVCGGNLFTGPWRPAGQAGGEETTAVTSGKKVAIIGAGPAGLSAAYQLAGRGYKVTIFEALPVAGGMLAVGIPSYRLPRDILAGEIEAIKALGVTINLNTRVGVDVTMDQLQRDYDAVFIATGLHASSRMGVAGEDEGYGGFIPGVKFLRDLNLDRCPSLEGKVVAVVGGGNVAMDCARSALRRGAREVHLIYRRSRAEMPAHATEVRDAEAEGVIYHFLVNPTALVAEKGNIKGMQCVRMKLGEPDDSGRRRPVPVPGTEFFLPCDIVVPAIGQAADLSFLDGRIEVGKRGTISVDPVTLATSVPGVFAGGDIVLGARTVVEAVAQGNRAAVSIDQYLRQGTTSPTVEDELDAWLEKVGVYDPEEDVGIYGGRPRQAERVAPLAERVKDFREVEGGFDFYAGRAEAERCLRCYRVGMMVLAGEGESNG; via the coding sequence GTGGTATTTAGCACCTGGGGAGGAAAAGTTGTCGATCACCGGGGCGGTCCGTCGGGGGGAGGACCGTCCTGGGCCGGGGAATTTGGCGGTCGGCAGTTAAAGGCCTTTATTGGCTGGGATGGTCTCGTAGTCACCGACCCGGCCGTAGACCTGCTGGCTGCTTTACAGGCTTACTACCAGGCCGTCCAGGGGGAATCCTGCGGCCGCTGCGTACCCTGCCGGGTAGGGACCAGGGTTATTTACAATGTCCTGGTACGCATCGCCGGGGGCGAAGGCCTTCCCTCCGATTTAGACCTTCTCCGACGGGTGGCCTGGATTGTACGGGATGGTTCTCTGTGCGAGCTCGGCCAGGCTGGGGCCAAAGCTGTTCTTGATTTTTTAGATTATTATAGCGAGGCCTTGCGACCTTTCCTGGAGGATAGCGGCAGGGTCGCCGGGGGTCAACGGAGACCAGGGCCTGGAGGCCGGGTGCAGGTTCTGGCTTCCGGACGGGTCCTGGTGGGGAACGACCGCGGAAAGGGAGCGGCCGCCGCTTCCCCGGCAGCCGGTTTAACCTATAAACCTTTTGTTACTGCGCCCTGCCTCAAGCGGTGCCCGGCCCACCTGGACATCCCGGCTTATATTGACGCCATTAAGGATGGCCGCTATGAGGAATCCCTGGCCATCATCCGCCAGCGGACCGCCCTGGCCGGTGTCCTGGGACGGGTCTGCGTCCACCCGTGTGAAGAAAACTGCCGCCGCGGCAATGTTGACGAACCCCTGGCCATCCGGGGCCTGAAGCGCTTCGTAGCCGATTATGAGGTGAAACGCGGCCGCCGGCCGGTCGCCGTCTGCGGGGGTAATCTCTTTACGGGACCCTGGCGGCCGGCAGGACAGGCCGGTGGGGAAGAAACAACGGCCGTCACTTCAGGCAAGAAGGTAGCCATCATCGGTGCCGGACCGGCGGGTCTCAGCGCCGCCTACCAGCTCGCCGGTCGGGGCTATAAAGTGACTATTTTCGAGGCCTTGCCGGTGGCCGGCGGTATGCTGGCGGTGGGTATTCCCAGTTACCGGTTGCCACGGGATATCCTGGCTGGAGAGATCGAGGCCATCAAGGCTCTGGGCGTAACCATCAACCTCAACACCCGGGTCGGCGTCGACGTGACCATGGACCAATTACAGCGCGATTACGACGCCGTCTTTATTGCTACCGGCCTCCATGCCAGCTCCCGCATGGGAGTAGCCGGCGAGGATGAAGGCTATGGAGGATTTATCCCCGGGGTCAAGTTCCTGCGAGATTTGAACCTGGACCGGTGTCCTTCCCTGGAGGGCAAGGTGGTGGCCGTCGTCGGCGGCGGCAATGTAGCGATGGATTGCGCCCGTTCCGCCCTGCGCCGGGGGGCCCGGGAGGTGCACCTTATTTACCGGCGTTCCCGGGCGGAAATGCCGGCCCATGCGACCGAGGTCAGGGATGCCGAGGCCGAGGGGGTTATTTATCACTTCCTGGTTAATCCCACCGCCCTGGTAGCGGAAAAAGGCAATATCAAGGGTATGCAGTGCGTCCGGATGAAACTTGGCGAGCCGGACGATTCTGGCCGGCGCCGGCCCGTACCCGTGCCGGGAACGGAGTTTTTCCTGCCCTGCGATATTGTGGTGCCGGCTATCGGCCAGGCGGCCGACCTGTCTTTCCTGGACGGCCGGATCGAGGTGGGCAAACGTGGTACCATCAGTGTTGACCCGGTGACCCTGGCTACCAGTGTCCCCGGCGTCTTCGCCGGCGGCGATATCGTCCTGGGGGCCAGGACGGTAGTTGAGGCCGTGGCCCAGGGCAACCGGGCGGCAGTTTCCATTGACCAGTACCTGCGCCAGGGGACCACCAGTCCCACGGTAGAGGACGAGCTGGACGCGTGGCTGGAAAAGGTCGGCGTCTATGACCCGGAAGAGGATGTAGGAATCTACGGCGGCCGGCCGCGGCAGGCAGAAAGGGTGGCGCCGTTGGCCGAGCGGGTAAAGGACTTCCGGGAAGTTGAAGGCGGCTTCGATTTCTACGCAGGCAGGGCCGAAGCCGAACGCTGCCTGCGCTGTTACCGGGTCGGGATGATGGTCCTGGCCGGAGAGGGGGAGAGTAATGGTTAA